A genomic window from Clostridia bacterium includes:
- a CDS encoding M14 family metallopeptidase — MKSIVAFALFVAVCASAQTTKVTRDPGPKKAENVATSSTDWRTPAEISDYRTTPRYAETMTYVHRLAAAAPKQIKIETFGATGEGRDLVAIIVSKDGEFDPAKVHAANRPIVYIQNAIHAGEMDGKDASLALLREIVVTKKLANLIDRAVLVVIPIYNADGHERFGPYNRINQNGPEQMGWRTQARQLNLNRDYMKADAPETRAFLKLWNRYLPDFFVDDHVTDGADYQYDVTYFLDADAGSYQPVGEWIRKTFVPQLETGVNDSGHLIAPYMDFIGATPESGISIGQSTTRFATGYINNQNRPSMLVEMHMMKDYKTRVLGNYETLRVVLELVNREADNLIRLNREADQATIAAKNSRTIFPLLMEPSGETQPFRYKGYKWETGLSEISGSMRTTYTHEPVELDIPRQSSLKVTRAVTVPAAYVIPAQWTTVIDVLSAHGIAMRKLTASWTGVAEFYRCQTPQWAVQPFEGHHLATWPRDKRNQRGEACEPVREKQTFPAGSVVVPTAQRAAKIAMHFLEPEAPDSAVAWGYFDSIFEQKEYGEAYVLEKLARDMMAKDPKLKAEFEKKVVSDHEFSANPYGRLNWFYKHSPWWDDRIGFYPVGRLDSMDGLPLAK; from the coding sequence ATGAAAAGTATCGTCGCATTCGCCCTGTTCGTTGCCGTCTGCGCCTCGGCGCAGACTACCAAAGTCACCCGCGATCCCGGTCCGAAGAAGGCTGAAAACGTTGCCACCTCTTCAACGGACTGGCGCACGCCGGCCGAAATCTCGGACTACCGGACCACGCCCCGATACGCAGAGACCATGACGTACGTTCATCGTCTCGCGGCCGCCGCGCCAAAGCAGATTAAGATTGAGACCTTCGGCGCAACAGGGGAAGGGCGCGACCTTGTTGCCATTATCGTCAGCAAGGATGGCGAGTTCGACCCAGCAAAGGTGCATGCAGCTAATCGCCCCATCGTATATATCCAGAACGCCATACACGCCGGCGAGATGGACGGCAAAGACGCCTCACTCGCTCTTCTGCGCGAGATCGTGGTTACGAAGAAACTTGCCAACCTCATCGATCGTGCTGTCCTGGTTGTGATTCCCATCTACAACGCCGACGGACACGAGCGCTTTGGTCCGTACAACCGCATCAACCAGAACGGCCCAGAGCAGATGGGCTGGCGCACACAGGCACGCCAACTCAACCTTAACCGCGATTACATGAAGGCCGACGCGCCCGAGACGCGCGCATTCCTGAAGCTGTGGAACCGTTACCTTCCCGACTTCTTCGTCGATGACCACGTGACCGACGGAGCGGATTACCAATACGACGTTACCTACTTCCTCGACGCCGACGCCGGCAGCTATCAGCCGGTGGGAGAATGGATTCGCAAGACGTTCGTGCCGCAATTGGAAACCGGCGTCAACGACAGCGGACATCTCATCGCGCCTTACATGGACTTCATCGGCGCTACACCGGAGTCCGGCATCTCCATTGGCCAGAGCACAACGCGCTTCGCCACCGGATACATCAACAACCAGAACCGTCCCTCGATGCTGGTCGAGATGCACATGATGAAGGACTACAAGACACGTGTGCTCGGCAATTACGAGACGCTGCGCGTTGTCCTAGAGCTTGTGAACCGCGAAGCCGACAACCTCATCCGCTTGAATCGCGAAGCCGACCAGGCCACCATCGCCGCGAAGAACTCCCGCACTATCTTCCCGTTACTCATGGAGCCAAGCGGCGAAACGCAGCCATTCCGCTACAAAGGATATAAATGGGAGACGGGTCTTAGTGAAATCTCCGGGTCGATGCGCACCACGTACACGCATGAGCCTGTGGAACTCGATATCCCGCGCCAGTCTTCGCTCAAAGTGACGCGCGCTGTCACTGTGCCCGCCGCATACGTCATCCCGGCACAGTGGACGACGGTCATCGATGTGCTCTCTGCTCACGGCATTGCTATGCGCAAGCTCACGGCATCATGGACAGGCGTAGCCGAGTTCTATCGGTGCCAGACGCCGCAATGGGCCGTGCAGCCTTTCGAGGGGCATCATCTTGCGACGTGGCCGCGCGATAAACGCAACCAGCGCGGCGAAGCCTGCGAGCCGGTTCGTGAGAAACAGACGTTTCCTGCCGGATCGGTTGTGGTCCCTACTGCCCAGCGCGCGGCAAAAATCGCCATGCACTTCCTGGAACCCGAAGCCCCGGATTCCGCCGTCGCCTGGGGCTACTTCGATTCTATCTTTGAGCAGAAGGAATACGGCGAAGCCTACGTGCTGGAGAAGCTCGCGCGCGACATGATGGCCAAAGACCCGAAACTCAAAGCTGAGTTCGAAAAGAAGGTCGTCAGCGATCACGAGTTTTCGGCCAATCCTTACGGTCGGCTCAACTGGTTCTATAAGCACTCGCCCTGGTGGGACGATCGCATCGGCTTCTACCCGGTCGGGCGGCTCGATTCCATGGACGGCCTGCCGTTAGCGAAGTAG
- the ispF gene encoding 2-C-methyl-D-erythritol 2,4-cyclodiphosphate synthase: protein MFRIGYGWDSHEFKPGIPLMIGGVELPFEKGLAGHSDGDVLLHALTDALLGAVAAGDIGAFFPPSDPKWKGANSVLFIEEAMRHIARAGYRVGNCDTTIIVAAPKIGPHSLRIQKRVAELLKVEAECVGIKAKTPEGMGTDNAAIAHAAVLLIRNSDSNERKMQVAEALPQPVVDVVVEKVLEDVVPEVKK, encoded by the coding sequence ATGTTTCGAATCGGCTACGGTTGGGATTCGCACGAGTTCAAGCCCGGTATCCCGCTCATGATCGGCGGCGTCGAACTGCCCTTTGAGAAAGGGCTGGCTGGCCACTCTGATGGCGATGTACTCCTGCACGCCTTGACCGATGCGCTGCTGGGAGCCGTTGCCGCCGGAGATATCGGCGCATTCTTCCCTCCGAGCGATCCCAAGTGGAAGGGCGCTAACTCTGTGCTCTTTATTGAAGAAGCCATGCGCCACATCGCGCGTGCAGGGTACAGGGTCGGCAACTGCGATACCACGATCATTGTTGCTGCTCCCAAAATTGGCCCACACTCCCTTCGCATCCAGAAGCGCGTTGCTGAACTGCTGAAGGTCGAAGCGGAGTGTGTTGGCATAAAGGCGAAAACTCCAGAGGGCATGGGCACAGACAACGCCGCCATCGCTCATGCAGCGGTGCTGCTCATTAGGAATTCGGATTCCAACGAGCGCAAGATGCAGGTAGCCGAAGCCCTGCCGCAGCCTGTGGTAGATGTTGTCGTCGAGAAGGTGTTGGAAGACGTGGTGCCCGAGGTTAAGAAGTAG
- the ispD gene encoding 2-C-methyl-D-erythritol 4-phosphate cytidylyltransferase: protein MKVIVIIPAAGFGTRMGAAGAAATPARSKQFLQLDGAPILIHTLRKFAACEAVDEICIAMRRADAEVFMPELQKHGLKKAIQTVEGGEHRQQSVANALDAIKAAEDDVVLVHDAVRPFVDNETIVNVIEAARRYGAAIAGVPAVDTIKQVERTADGAVVTSTIPREYIVQAQTPQGFRFGLLKKAFDDAAAEGFLGTDESSLLERARHSVHVVMGSAHNIKITTPADLELAEFFLAQENRRRTGA from the coding sequence ATGAAGGTTATCGTCATTATTCCCGCAGCCGGGTTCGGAACGCGCATGGGCGCCGCCGGAGCGGCGGCAACGCCCGCACGCAGTAAACAATTTCTCCAGCTCGATGGCGCTCCCATCCTCATACACACGCTCCGTAAGTTTGCCGCTTGCGAAGCCGTCGATGAGATATGCATTGCCATGCGTCGTGCCGATGCTGAGGTCTTTATGCCCGAACTGCAGAAGCACGGGTTGAAGAAGGCCATTCAGACCGTCGAAGGCGGCGAACACCGCCAGCAATCTGTCGCGAACGCGCTAGACGCGATTAAGGCGGCGGAAGACGATGTCGTGCTCGTGCACGATGCCGTGCGCCCGTTCGTCGATAACGAGACGATCGTCAACGTAATTGAAGCCGCGAGGAGATACGGCGCGGCCATCGCAGGCGTGCCTGCCGTGGATACGATTAAGCAGGTCGAGCGCACGGCCGACGGCGCTGTCGTCACGTCCACTATCCCGCGCGAGTACATCGTACAGGCACAGACGCCGCAAGGCTTCCGTTTCGGCTTGCTAAAGAAAGCGTTTGACGATGCCGCTGCTGAGGGTTTTCTGGGCACCGACGAATCATCGTTACTCGAGCGCGCGCGGCACTCTGTCCACGTCGTCATGGGCTCGGCGCATAATATTAAGATCACTACGCCCGCCGATCTGGAGTTGGCCGAGTTCTTTCTTGCACAGGAGAACCGCCGCCGGACGGGTGCGTAG
- a CDS encoding outer membrane beta-barrel protein yields the protein MRMFIRVVLAIALLSVLAAAQDAPSAEIFGGYSYIRQDVGPQFKLVGLDHPNSHGWMAGGAGFLNRWFGIKGEVNGVYARPDINIGGLIGGALQAVELKQDLYTYTFGPTIAYRAMTGVQPFAHALFGGGHRKIETDLFGFNLPGTSNSENAFAMQLGGGADFAFSPSVAIRGQVDWIQTRFNDLADDRQNHLKASAGIVFRFGAH from the coding sequence ATGCGCATGTTCATCAGGGTTGTGCTCGCTATAGCGCTGCTGTCCGTCCTCGCAGCCGCGCAGGATGCACCCTCAGCCGAGATTTTCGGAGGCTATAGCTACATTCGCCAGGACGTGGGCCCTCAATTCAAACTGGTCGGTCTCGATCATCCCAACTCGCACGGTTGGATGGCTGGAGGAGCCGGGTTTTTAAACCGCTGGTTCGGTATCAAGGGCGAGGTCAACGGCGTCTACGCAAGACCCGACATCAATATCGGCGGGCTAATTGGGGGCGCATTACAGGCTGTTGAACTTAAGCAAGACCTCTACACCTATACCTTTGGCCCGACTATCGCGTACAGAGCTATGACAGGCGTACAGCCCTTTGCTCATGCTCTGTTCGGCGGAGGGCACAGGAAGATCGAAACCGACTTGTTCGGCTTCAATCTGCCGGGAACCTCCAACTCGGAGAATGCCTTTGCAATGCAACTTGGTGGTGGCGCTGATTTCGCTTTTAGTCCGAGTGTAGCTATCCGAGGGCAGGTGGACTGGATTCAGACCCGCTTCAACGATCTCGCAGACGACAGGCAGAACCACTTAAAGGCCTCCGCCGGCATCGTATTCCGCTTCGGCGCTCATTGA
- a CDS encoding PIN domain-containing protein, with protein sequence MRLDLVIIRTVFVLVVAIACLLLHPFGFGRIADAAVGALLGAAVILFEMRLRSVSLKRLIGAAIGSVLGIIGAYLFSVVIRNSINAGALQSFLQLFIMLLMAYIGLAVGATKGELLNLAALGGIFGGEKQSKKTFKILDTSVIIDGRIADIAETGFLDGILVIPSFVLRELQLVADSADALKRNRGRRGLDILQRIQKIAMLQVQIVEDDFPAVREVDMKLIELAKVYEGKIVTNDFNLNKVAQLHGVEVLNINELANSLKPIVLPGEIMKVFILKEGKEYNQGVAYLDDGTMVVVDNARKMIGKTIDISVTSVLQTTAGKMIFGKFDERGTANVRPEPRPPDTRKSIPQPTLVDSQGQPAPPSEPTIAPVQPHGHNQH encoded by the coding sequence GTGCGCTTGGATCTTGTCATTATTAGGACAGTTTTTGTCCTCGTTGTAGCAATCGCGTGCTTGCTGCTGCATCCGTTTGGTTTTGGCCGCATAGCCGATGCCGCCGTCGGAGCGTTGCTGGGTGCAGCCGTCATTCTATTCGAGATGCGTCTCCGCTCCGTCAGTTTGAAGCGGCTTATCGGCGCAGCGATTGGCAGCGTCCTGGGCATCATCGGCGCCTACCTCTTCAGCGTCGTCATCCGCAACAGCATCAACGCCGGGGCACTCCAAAGCTTCCTGCAGCTCTTCATCATGCTGCTCATGGCATACATAGGTCTTGCCGTCGGCGCGACGAAAGGCGAACTGTTGAATCTCGCCGCGCTCGGTGGAATCTTCGGCGGAGAAAAGCAATCCAAGAAGACGTTCAAAATTCTCGACACCAGCGTCATTATCGATGGCCGCATTGCGGACATTGCCGAGACCGGCTTCCTGGATGGAATCCTCGTCATTCCGTCGTTTGTGTTGCGAGAGCTTCAACTCGTAGCAGACTCCGCTGACGCGCTCAAGCGTAACCGGGGCCGCCGTGGCCTGGACATTCTGCAACGCATTCAGAAGATTGCCATGCTTCAGGTTCAGATCGTGGAAGACGACTTCCCGGCCGTGCGCGAAGTCGATATGAAACTGATCGAACTCGCCAAGGTTTACGAAGGCAAGATCGTCACCAACGATTTCAACCTCAACAAAGTCGCGCAACTGCACGGCGTCGAGGTGCTCAACATCAATGAGCTGGCCAACTCGCTGAAGCCCATTGTGTTACCCGGCGAGATCATGAAGGTCTTCATCCTGAAAGAAGGCAAGGAATACAACCAGGGCGTGGCCTATCTCGATGACGGCACCATGGTGGTCGTCGATAACGCGCGCAAGATGATTGGCAAGACGATCGACATCTCGGTCACGTCTGTTTTGCAAACCACCGCTGGCAAGATGATCTTTGGCAAATTCGACGAGCGTGGCACGGCTAATGTTCGGCCGGAACCGCGCCCGCCGGACACGCGAAAGAGCATTCCGCAGCCCACGTTGGTTGACAGTCAGGGGCAGCCCGCTCCGCCATCTGAGCCGACAATCGCCCCCGTACAGCCGCACGGCCATAACCAGCACTGA
- a CDS encoding NADPH:quinone oxidoreductase family protein, whose protein sequence is MKALVVTRIGGPEELPDMLEIREIPEPVANEGEVLVRVEAVGVNFADVLGVKGKYPGGPQPPYVPGREFSGVVEATGEAVMGYAQHSACAERIAVSRKMVWSRPQNWDATLGAAFPVNYFTAWLALWKGGVVPEIAPADPSPIGDAKPYRALIHAAAGGVGTAGVQLGRLMEIETFGTASQDTKLERLKEFGLDHGINYKREDYEQRVMELTNGEGVDVVFDSLAGEHTAKSLRCCRFLGRVIMYGNTSGERPKFDTMAMYSKAASLHGLWLSKLSLNETLMQQALRSMTPWIDSGRLKPIVGATLPFEQTADAYRMLLERTNFGKVALTLG, encoded by the coding sequence ATGAAAGCACTCGTAGTAACGCGAATTGGCGGACCCGAGGAACTGCCCGATATGCTGGAGATCCGGGAGATTCCGGAGCCGGTAGCCAACGAAGGTGAGGTGCTGGTCCGGGTGGAAGCCGTTGGCGTCAACTTTGCTGACGTGCTCGGCGTGAAGGGCAAGTATCCCGGCGGCCCGCAGCCGCCTTACGTCCCTGGACGCGAATTCTCCGGCGTAGTGGAAGCAACGGGCGAGGCCGTCATGGGCTACGCGCAGCATAGTGCGTGCGCCGAAAGGATTGCTGTTAGCCGCAAGATGGTGTGGTCGCGTCCGCAGAACTGGGACGCCACACTCGGGGCGGCCTTTCCAGTGAACTACTTCACTGCCTGGCTGGCGCTTTGGAAAGGCGGCGTGGTTCCGGAAATCGCGCCAGCCGACCCTTCCCCAATCGGCGACGCCAAGCCCTATCGCGCGCTCATTCACGCGGCTGCCGGTGGAGTCGGCACAGCCGGAGTGCAACTCGGCCGGCTGATGGAAATTGAGACGTTTGGCACAGCTTCGCAAGACACGAAGCTCGAGCGGCTGAAAGAGTTCGGACTGGACCACGGCATCAACTACAAGCGCGAAGACTACGAACAGCGCGTGATGGAACTGACGAACGGAGAAGGCGTCGACGTCGTCTTCGACAGCCTCGCCGGCGAGCACACGGCGAAGAGCCTGCGGTGTTGCCGCTTCCTCGGGCGCGTAATCATGTATGGCAACACCAGCGGAGAGCGCCCGAAGTTCGACACCATGGCAATGTATTCGAAGGCGGCGAGCCTGCACGGACTGTGGCTGAGTAAACTATCGTTGAACGAAACGCTCATGCAGCAAGCACTCCGCTCAATGACACCCTGGATCGATAGCGGCAGGCTGAAGCCAATCGTCGGCGCGACGCTTCCGTTCGAGCAGACCGCGGATGCGTACAGGATGCTTTTGGAGCGGACGAATTTCGGCAAGGTCGCGCTGACGCTCGGGTGA
- a CDS encoding PEGA domain-containing protein produces MRSLALIVLLFASTAFGAENPRVFVTDSQSWEVGAGAGGSSGEFGSAGSGGARPQTAEVIKTFHERCSNVILNNRRDKADYIVVLDHEGGKASIRRDNKIAIFNQATGDAIFSRSTRSLGNSIKEGCSAIYQDWSRRDAAARTNADVESLNAPATGAPASPEARGLTSSQALVRVQVSSDPAAADIEVDGAFVGNTPSALNLAPGEYRITVSKRGYTAWQRTLRVGGGNVNLMAELVREQKAE; encoded by the coding sequence ATGCGCTCTCTCGCACTTATTGTGTTGCTGTTCGCGTCGACCGCTTTTGGCGCCGAGAATCCCCGGGTCTTTGTTACGGACAGTCAATCATGGGAAGTAGGCGCTGGGGCTGGCGGAAGTTCCGGCGAATTCGGTAGCGCCGGCAGTGGCGGTGCGCGTCCGCAAACCGCCGAAGTCATCAAGACCTTCCACGAGCGCTGTTCCAATGTGATATTGAATAACCGTCGCGATAAGGCCGACTACATCGTCGTGCTCGATCACGAAGGCGGAAAAGCCAGCATCCGTCGCGACAATAAAATTGCAATCTTCAACCAAGCGACCGGCGATGCCATCTTCAGCCGTTCAACACGGTCGCTCGGCAACTCCATCAAGGAAGGGTGCTCCGCCATCTATCAAGACTGGTCTCGGCGCGACGCCGCGGCCCGCACCAACGCCGATGTAGAGTCTCTCAACGCACCCGCGACGGGCGCCCCCGCTTCGCCCGAAGCGCGTGGTCTTACATCCTCGCAAGCCTTGGTGCGCGTGCAAGTCTCATCTGATCCGGCAGCCGCCGACATTGAAGTTGACGGAGCATTCGTCGGCAACACGCCGTCGGCGCTCAATCTTGCACCGGGCGAATACAGAATTACCGTAAGCAAGCGCGGCTATACCGCCTGGCAGCGCACACTGCGCGTCGGTGGAGGCAATGTGAACTTGATGGCAGAACTGGTACGGGAACAGAAGGCGGAGTAA
- a CDS encoding RDD family protein: MPTFLPNPGSAATLYSEGAGGLYSSAMPVVLAAFCPGCGNEITTEAHYCHLCGVTLGGGESAHRFGAFVRDSVEYGAIWRRFLASAIDAVLVMSVVATVAIAFTWTMEVVSPALGLDREDSRFLCGMVAVVLWMVADWLYNARMQSSSLQATIGKRFMRLKVTDLSGERISFAQATARHFAKFLSTFAAFVGFFITILSKRSQALHDMVAGTLVVRR; encoded by the coding sequence ATGCCGACATTCCTTCCGAACCCCGGTTCAGCCGCGACTCTTTACAGTGAGGGCGCTGGCGGTCTATATTCCTCCGCCATGCCTGTTGTGTTAGCCGCGTTCTGTCCCGGGTGCGGGAATGAGATTACGACGGAGGCGCACTACTGTCACCTTTGCGGCGTCACGCTGGGGGGCGGTGAGTCTGCGCACAGGTTCGGAGCGTTCGTGCGGGACTCGGTCGAGTATGGTGCGATCTGGCGGCGCTTCCTTGCCTCGGCCATTGATGCCGTGCTCGTGATGAGCGTGGTTGCAACTGTTGCGATTGCGTTTACCTGGACGATGGAAGTTGTGTCGCCCGCGCTTGGACTGGACCGCGAGGACAGTCGTTTTCTCTGCGGCATGGTAGCCGTGGTGCTCTGGATGGTTGCTGACTGGCTGTACAACGCCCGGATGCAGAGCTCTTCTTTGCAGGCAACTATCGGCAAGCGCTTCATGAGGTTGAAGGTTACGGATCTTTCCGGTGAGCGCATTTCGTTTGCGCAGGCGACCGCACGCCATTTCGCGAAGTTTCTCTCCACGTTCGCCGCTTTCGTGGGATTTTTCATCACCATCCTAAGCAAACGCAGCCAGGCGCTGCATGATATGGTGGCCGGAACGCTGGTCGTCCGTCGCTAA